DNA from Chionomys nivalis chromosome 11, mChiNiv1.1, whole genome shotgun sequence:
tttggaagagcaagcagtgctcttaaccactgagccattgctccagccctagttttgtttttactagacagagtttctctgtaacaacacaggctggaactcactcttgtagaccaggctggccttgaactcacagagatccccctgcctctgcctcccgagttctgggatatCTGGGTCATAGCCTTTTTCCTCATAAGATAATTTCTtactgaaagaggaaaaaaattagtgGCAAGCACTAGTGTAGTGGCTAACACCAGTTTGTATACAGATCATTTATCAGGTCATACGGGTAatttgtgggtgggtgggtgttgttttcttttctttttttgctattGTTCTGAGATATTGTCTAATGTAGCCCAAGCGGGACTCAAACACAACTCGGCTATGTAGTTGTGAGACCTacttccatctcccaagtgcagggaatACAGGCATGCCCTGCCACGCATGGCTAGTAAGGGTAAGTTAAGATTCACTAAGAGCTTTTTCTCATCATTAATATGTCTCAAGACCTATAGTCATTAATGATAGTGAAATAATATTCTGTAGAGTTTTGAAGTAAAATAGGCAAAcctcagtgaattcaaggctaagaaaaataagatttgccTAAATTCATCCACAGTGTGTTAGTGGCAGGCCCATGAATCAAACAAAAATAGTTCTGCTCTCAAGTTGGCTCTGCTGTCGGTGGCACATCGCTTAGTTACCGTGTGCAGTGTCCAGGATTCTATCTAGAAGTGAAAACAAAAGACGTGGATGACTGGAACAGGAATACAAAGACTCAGCTTAAAGTGTCCTCGTGTTTACTAATGAGTCATAAGTAAATTGACGTCTTAGGGCTGGGGATGCAGTTTAGgagtagaacatttgcctagcacacataaggccctggattcagttcccagtactgaAAAGAATGGATAAGTCAGTCAACCAATATCGTGGTTCTTTTAGTCTCAGAGGAATGTACAAGTCTTTGACACGTAGGTCCCTCCTTGTTCAGTCTAGAACTGTGCCATGGCTGAGactggggaagaggagacagcATCGGCAGAAGCCTCAGGGTTCTCAGACTTGAGTGACTCGGAGTTGGTGGAGTTCCTGGACCTGGAAGATGCCAAGGAACCAACGGTCCCACCTAGCAAGCCTGGTCCTTCTTCTGAACTCCCTGGAAAGGATGACAAACCTGTAAGCTTGCAGACCGGGAAAAATGGACTGGATGTCCTGTCACCCATGGAGAGATTCCAGCTGAAATACTTATATGTCACTGACCTGTGTGCTCAGAACTGGTGTGAATTGCAGGTGGTGTACGGAAAAGAACTTCCTGCTTTCTCGACACCTGAGAAGGCAGCTGTTTTGGACACTGGTGCTAGCATCCACCTAGCAAAAGAGCTAGAACTTCATGATCTTGTGACTGTCCCCATCACCACTAAAGAAGACGCTTGGGCAGTCAAGTTTCTGAACATACTCTCAATGGTTCCTACCCTCCAGTCAGAAGGGCGCATCAGAGAGTTTCCCGTGTTTGGGGAAGTGGAGGGAGTATTTCTTGTTGGAGTGATTGATGAGTTGCACTACACAGCCAAGGGGGAACTAGAGCTCATCGAACTCAAGACACGAAGACGCCCAGTTCTCCCTCTGCcagctcagaaaaagaaagactatTTTCAAGTTAGTCTATACAAATATATCTTTGATGCCATGGTACAAGGAAAAGTGATTCCTGCAAGCCTAATCCACCATACAAAATTGTGTCTGGACACGCCACTGGGGCTTTCAGTGCTGAGGCATGCCCGCCAAGGAGGCTTCTCTGTGAAATCTTTGAGTGACCTCATGGAACTGGTTTTCTTGTCTCTTACACTGTCTGATCTCCCAGCTATCGATACGCTAAAACTCGAGTATGTCCATCAAGAGACTGCTGCTGTATTGGGCACAGAGACTGTAGCCTTTGACGAGAAGGAAGTGAAAGGCCAGGTGCAGCATTATGTGGCCTACTGGATGGGCCGCCGAGCTCCTCAAGGTGTTGATGTGGAAGAGGCATGGAAGTGTCGGACCTGTGACTATGCTGACATCTGTGAGTGGAGGAGGGGCCGTGAAGTGCTCAGTTCTTCACTGGAGCCCAAAGCCAAGAAGTTGAAATGAATGGAAGTTATGTTTCCAGAAATGTTGATCGTTTCTGCTCTTAATACTCCTGTGTGAAAGGGTCGGTCTCTCAGTTGGATTTTGTGgataaggtttttatttttctgtccccGACCTTTAATAACATTCCAATCCGGGGCCAAAATCAGGAATGAATAGGTTATGGTTATGGCTCTGAAATGAACTGCAGAGAAGACAGATGTGTGTCATGTCTGCAGCAAGGATGTTCCTCACTGATCACTGTTTTCTCAAGAAAATTACTTGGGTTCTgacgttttttatttttttcttgatgcatttttttttttacatttttcataataaaaatgaaatgctcTCTAGAATTGTTGAAttgatgtttgtgtgtttgctgaTCTCAGTCCTTTAAAGATGACCACTGTACCACACATAGTTGTGTGTGTCACAGTCTTTATAGATGACCACTGTACCACACATAGTTGTGTGTGTCACAATTCTTTAAGATCATGCATCAGCACTTTAGAAATAGGGCTAATAGAGCAAGCAGGCCACGAATTTAAAATAAGCATAATTAGTAGTCTCAGGTGATGCgagaagaaatcaaagaagattagatgaaaaatatatatggaaTAACAGTATTCATACATTATACGATCTAGTAGTATCATTCCTGGGCATATGTCAAGGGAAATTCATATGTATGCAAcaggaaatatgaaaaatatactttCGCAAATACAGAAGTCCCATTACCAGGTGAGTGAAGTGATATATATCAACCGGAACATGAGCCGCAATGGTATGTAACACTGCATGAATCTTAGCAACACTAGGTGAAAGGGTAAGTCCTAAGATGACATGCACCAGGACTTCCTTTTTCATATAGCAGAAAATAAACATCTTAAGGGAAATGTACTGGGAAAGTTAGATTAtagtctgtctctcttttttttatttattaagtataaaatattctatctgtgtgcatgcctgaagagggcaccagacctttatcacagatggttgtaagacaccatgtggttgctgggaactgaactcaggacctctggaagagcaggcaatgctcttaaccactgagccatctctccagccccctccagtcCACTTCTTGCGGCTTCCACTAAGAGTTTTAATTGCAGATTCGTctttggaagcattttctcattctTGGAGCTCCCCATCTCTGGACAGGGAAGAGACTCGGACTGTGGAGAGTGGTGAGTGTTCTTCTAGCCAGATCTTCACTGTCATCCACGTATCCACACAGGAAAGAAACTTCTGGTGTGTGAGGAGTGTGGCCAGGGCTTCAGTCAGAGTTTCAGACTCCATGCCGGCAGCATCCACATTGGACAGAAACTTGAGTGTGACCTGTGAACTCGGagttcacacagaaactattccGCCAGAGTTCTAATTCTGCAGTTCATCAGAATTTACGGAAGAGAGAAACAGTGACAAGGTGCTAAGTGCAGCAAGGACTTCAGTCAGTTCTGATCGCCACGTGCACCAGAGCTGTTGAAACACAGACCTCCATGCTTATCACCCAAGTCCACAGGAGAGAGGCTTCAGGTGTGAGGGTGTCGGGAGGGGGAGTGGAGCTAGAGAGACTCCACAGTGTGATATAGAGTAAGGGCTGCGGCCAAGGCATGGCTCTGAGTCTAGGAAAGAAAAACCCATTCAATGCCACTGCGGTGGTAAAGGTTTCCATTGCAAGAACCTTTGTGTGACCACAGTCCACCCAGAGGAGAAAGCCTGAGAAGTGACCACTGGTCCTCACTTCCGTCCATTCCACACGGGAGGAAGAAACATATATGAAGTGTGTGGTAAGGGCTGCACTGGAGCACACAGCACCCTCTCCAGCTGAGCTCTGGTACCTCCTAGAGACTGAGCTCTGTGGAAACTGCTCCGTGTACTCTGCCCACCTGTGGTGACTATGTGCTGAGCGGGAATCTGTGAGAGACCGCTGCTACCACCGTGATGAGTGTGTGGAGGTCTCCACAGTCCGCACTTTGTACGTGCACATGCAAccgtgtatgtggaggtcagaggacaacttgagggagcgcgttctctcttcccaccatgtgtGTCCAGGGACGGAATCCAGGGCCAGCAGGTGCggcacaagcacctttacccattgaaccatcttgctggtcccaCGCTTTGGAATCTTAATCATCTATTGTGCAGTAAAGATTCAGTCAGGTCATAGGTTTCATCCTGAATTATCCCTGCAGGAGAGGAGTCCTACTGTGTTGATAAAGAGAATAATCAAGTCAATAAGTGGTACAATAAATTGAAAGTCCATGCCTAGGCCAGAGAGATAGTCAGTGGTTAATAGTGGTTAAAAGTGTTTTCCACTCTTATAAAacatccaagtttggttcccagaaccctaCAGTGCTCACAGTGGCCTGTAAAACCAGGTCCAGGGAATCCCATGCTTTCTTTTTACCTCCAAGGGCTCCTGCACATAAGTGGTGTACATATTCtcagggacacacacatatacataaaatttaagaacacacaaaataaaatttgtctCCAACACAAAGCAGACATAGCACCTGAAACTGTCGACTGTAAAATGTGTTTTAGAAAAATTTTCGTGGTGTGGTggtacaagtttgaggccagctcagGCTACATAATGAGCAGGTTAGCCAGAGCgatagtgtgagaccctgtcaccaaacaaacagaaaacaaaacaaaacatgaagagggctggtgagatagctcagcaggtaagggtgaCTGCCTCacaaacctgataacctgagttcaaaccctgggacccacagagaaggggaaggagtcGACTCCATAAAgctggcctctgacttccacacactcATGGCATGCACTtacacaccctcacacaccaccaataataattttttatttttatgttcactggtgtttgcctgtgtgtctttctttgtgagagtgccagatcccctggaactggagttacagacagttgtgagctgccatgtggattctgggaattgaacttgggccccctggaagagcagccatgctcttaactgttgagccatctctccagcccccaataacacatttttttgtttttttttcttttgagaataataaaatatttttaaagaataaaacatcagaTACAGCCAAAGTCTTTACCCTGTCTTTTTATCTATCTGTGCTTAGAGGCAACCATTATTCTGAAGTTGTTGTGTGCCTGTATGATTCTGTATTACTATCACCTGTCTGTCCACAGTGTTTACATGGTACATCAGTCATGCTGTATGTGCTTTTTCTGCAGTTGAAtttatcattgtttttgttttttgtttgatttttagtgTTACTGCCTGAGGACAAGTTCactgatttgttgttgttgctgtgttttctgagatagagtttctctgtgcaataaccctggctgtcctcaaactctctttgaagaccaggctggcctcaaactcacagagatccacctgcctctgcctcccaagtgctgggattaaagatgaaaaccatcattgatttttttaaactccTGTCATGTCCTCAGATAGcaaactctttcctcttcttcttttttgcttCTGGGAATGGGACCAGGGTCTtgagcaagtgctttaccactaaGCTGGGCCCcagtctattattattattattattattattattattattaatttaatatttttaagaaagagtcttactgtgtagcccaggttagtcttgaacttgcagcattcctcttgcctcttcctcctttacCCGTCGAGCTATCTCACTGCTCCCATTTTTCCCCTGAGGTATAGTTTTGGTATCTATCTTAGACTGCAGTCCCTGAGCCCAAGATCATCTGTCTCAACAAGCTGAGGCCTCCTGTGCCACCAtgactgacttttaaaattaatttctccaTTACTCTTTATCTTagttctctattgctgtgataaacaccatgaccaagagcaacctggggaggaaagggtttgtttcattttatagctTGTAGTTCatcatccaaggaagtcagggcaggaactgaagacacaaacctggaggcaggaactgaagcagaggccatggaggggagctgcttactgacttgcttctcatggcttgctcagcctgctttcttaccaCCCAAGAcccccagcccagggatgacacagtccacagtgatctgggccctcccacatcaatcatcaatcaagaaaatgtactacAGGCTTGCCATAGGCAACTCTAGTGGCATATTCTCAATGGAAAGTCCtttttcccaaatgactctaactTGAGTCAAGTTGACGTTAAACTGGTCAGCACATTCTCGTACATAGCTAAGACTGGCTTCAGGCTAGCTGTGGAGTTGAAGCTGGCCTCATGATCTTTCTGTTTCAGACTCCTAAGTGCTGGCTcctaggtgtgtgtcaccacacccagctccttcatctctcttcctctctctcctccccttcccccttctctgatATAGGGTCTCACGGTACAGCTCAGGTTAGCCTTAgcctgaaactctctatgtagaccaggctggcctccttctcacagagatcggcctggctctgtctctctagtgctgagattaaaggtgaatgtcaccatgcctgacttctgtGAATTAAATTTCCTCTGAAGGCTTTGGCAGCATCCTTCCCAGAATGCAGTTTGGttaatgtgatggtttgaaactCCCACCTTCCCCCTGGAAAGACTCATAGGTTTGAGTGTTTGGTCACCTGGAAGTAGCACTATTTGAAcagatgaggaggtgtggccttgttggagtaggtgtggccttgttggacaaAGTGCATTACTGGGtatgggatttgaggtttcaagagcCCAAGCCAGGACCAGTGGTcttttctgttgcctgcagatccaaatgtagaact
Protein-coding regions in this window:
- the Exo5 gene encoding exonuclease V codes for the protein MAETGEEETASAEASGFSDLSDSELVEFLDLEDAKEPTVPPSKPGPSSELPGKDDKPVSLQTGKNGLDVLSPMERFQLKYLYVTDLCAQNWCELQVVYGKELPAFSTPEKAAVLDTGASIHLAKELELHDLVTVPITTKEDAWAVKFLNILSMVPTLQSEGRIREFPVFGEVEGVFLVGVIDELHYTAKGELELIELKTRRRPVLPLPAQKKKDYFQVSLYKYIFDAMVQGKVIPASLIHHTKLCLDTPLGLSVLRHARQGGFSVKSLSDLMELVFLSLTLSDLPAIDTLKLEYVHQETAAVLGTETVAFDEKEVKGQVQHYVAYWMGRRAPQGVDVEEAWKCRTCDYADICEWRRGREVLSSSLEPKAKKLK